In the Serinus canaria isolate serCan28SL12 chromosome 22, serCan2020, whole genome shotgun sequence genome, one interval contains:
- the GKN1 gene encoding LOW QUALITY PROTEIN: gastrokine-1 (The sequence of the model RefSeq protein was modified relative to this genomic sequence to represent the inferred CDS: inserted 1 base in 1 codon), whose translation MQSQAESKERIQGGPFTIRLGKGKEDSHDQICQPELQLHFVFXFSFQILTAVLLGLVLTPALADHHQQTEISKKISISGGYQIMTINRRWLVASVEQQTNHEYWKTIWNYDTGFMATKVLPERACYISLMNSTEMPSFDGLPQLAADIRNHPRPPAKEISFTLIRRTIRDLESYGPDIFSMCRGLSTFVAYEAEGPQFNLGSCLKLDVLQYLALTYCHNDNFV comes from the exons ATGCAATCCCAGgctgaaagcaaagaaaggatCCAAGGAGGACCCTTCACCATCAGattaggaaaagggaaggaggactCTCATGACCAGATTTGTCAGCCAGAGTTGCAGTTACACTTTgtat gattttcatttcagattttgaCTGCAGTCCTTCTTGGACTTGTCCTGACTCCAGCCCTTGCTGATCAC cACCAACAGACTGAAATAAGCAAGAAAATCTCCATTAGTGGAGGCTACCAAATTATGACCATCAATAGGAGATGGCTGGTGGCAAGTGTGGAGCAACAGACCAACCATGAGTACTGGAAAACCATCTGGAACTATGACACA GGTTTTATGGCAACCAAAGTGCTGCCAGAGAGAGCTTGCTACATTTCCCTGATGAACAGCACAGAGATGCCCAGCTTCGATGGACttccccagctggctgcagacaTCAGG AATCACCCCAGACCCCCTGCAAAGGAGATCTCCTTCACCCTCATCAGGAGAACCATTCGTGACCTGGAATCCTACGGACCAGACATCTTCTCCATGTGCAGAGGGCTCTCAACTTTCGTGGCCTATGAAGCTGAGG GACCCCAATTCAATCTTGGATCGTGCCTCAAGCTTGATGTCCTTCAATATTTGGCCCTCACCTACTGCCACAATGATAACTTTGTGTGA
- the LOC108964068 gene encoding LOW QUALITY PROTEIN: uncharacterized protein LOC108964068 (The sequence of the model RefSeq protein was modified relative to this genomic sequence to represent the inferred CDS: deleted 2 bases in 1 codon) — protein MKRSEMPSFNNLAHLAEESRNQFGLGRPTKKITFVTNGLVSNLRSYGSDVFSMCSGLTTYMTYEVHAKVLGSSSWGFVSSFLAFQGVQVNLGSCITLDVLRVVDLKYCTGNGNGQGSIFNHTQVIIGGQSQVVTINRQWRVAVIEKRAGIGSWKTIWNYNTGIIVTKVTQQNACYISTMNRNQMPRFDNLARLAQESRNQFGLGRPTKKITFVTNGLVSNLRSYGSDVFSMCSGLTTYMTYEVHGVQVNLGSCITLDVLRVVDLKYCTGNGNGQSQQIPGGIFNNTQGNIFNHTQVIIGGQSQIVSINWQWRVAVIEQRSFSRSWKTIWNYNTGIIATKVTQQNACYISTMNRNEMPLFDNLARLAEESRNQIGFGGPFKKITFVASAYVNNLRSYGSDVFSMCSGLTTYMTYEVHGFPGPQVNLGSCITLDVLRAVDLKYCTGNFHGNGQSQQAGNNCHFSGACVFQNMTLSSQTREVIIEQRSQQFSWKTIWNYNTGVIATKLVQERTCYISTMNRNEMPTFDALVRYASENGNQVGLGRPTKRIAFVTNGLVNNLYSYGADIMAMCSGLTTYMATEVNRPQLIQGSCISLDALKLVDLSYCGGNVNS, from the exons ATGAAGAGAAGTGAGATGCCCAGCTTCAATAACCTGGCCCACCTGGCAGAAGAGAGCAGG AACCAGTTTGGTCTTGGAAGACCTACCAAGAAGATCACCTTTGTCACCAATGGATTGGTCAGCAACCTGAGGTCTTATGGATCAGATGTCTTCTCTATGTGCAGTGGACTCACCACCTACATGACTTATGAAGTTCATG CCAAGGTCTTAGGCAGTAGCtcatggggttttgtttcttcctttcttgcttTCCAAGGAGTCCAAGTCAATCTGGGATCATGCATTACCCTGGATGTCCTGAGAGTCGTGGATCTGAAGTACTGCACTGGCAATGGCAATGGACAA GGCAGCATCTTCAACCACACTCAAGTCATCATTGGTGGCCAGTCCCAAGTTGTGACCATCAACAGGCAATGGCGTGTGGCTGTCATTGAGAAAAGGGCTGGCATTGGGTCCTGGAAAACCATCTGGAACTACAACACG gGCATCATTGTAACCAAAGTCACTCAGCAGAACGCCTGCTACATTTCCACCATGAACAGAAAT CAGATGCCCCGCTTTGATAACCTGGCTCGCCTGGCACAAGAGAGCAGG AACCAGTTTGGTCTTGGAAGACCTACCAAGAAGATCACCTTTGTCACCAATGGATTGGTCAGCAACCTGAGGTCTTATGGATCAGATGTCTTCTCTATGTGCAGTGGACTCACCACCTACATGACTTATGAAGTTCATG GAGTCCAAGTCAATCTGGGATCATGCATTACCCTGGATGTCCTGAGAGTCGTGGATCTGAAGTACTGCACTGGCAATGGCAATGGACAA TCTCAGCAGATTCCAGGTGGCATCTTCAACAACACACAGGGCAACATCTTCAACCACACTCAAGTCATCATTGGTGGCCAGTCCCAAATTGTGTCCATCAACTGGCAATGGCGTGTGGCTGTCATTGAGCAAAGGAGCTTCAGCAGGTCCTGGAAAACCATCTGGAACTACAACACA gGCATCATTGCAACCAAAGTCACGCAGCAGAACGCCTGCTACATTTCCACCATGAACAGAAATGAGATGCCCCTCTTTGATAACCTGGCCCgcctggcagaggagagcagg AATCAGATTGGTTTTGGAGGACCTTTCAAAAAAATCACCTTTGTTGCCAGTGCATACGTGAACAACCTGAGGTCTTATGGATCAGATGTCTTCTCTATGTGCAGTGGACTCACCACCTACATGACTTATGAAGTTCATG GTTTCCCAGGACCCCAGGTGAATCTGGGATCGTGCATTACCCTCGATGTCCTGAGAGCTGTGGATCTGAAGTACTGCACTGGTAATTTCCATGGCAATGGACAG TctcagcaggcagggaacaACTGCCATTTCTCTGGTGCCTGTGTTTTCCAAAACATGACTCTCAGCAGCCAAACACGTGAGGTGATTATCGAGCAAAGGAGCCAGCAGTTCTCCTGGAAAACCATCTGGAACTACAACACG GGTGTCATTGCAACCAAACTGGTGCAAGAGAGAACGTGCTACATTTCCACCATGAACAGAAATGAGATGCCCACCTTTGATGCTCTCGTCAGATATGCTTCAGAGAACGGG AACCAGGTTGGCCTTGGAAGACCTACCAAGAGGATTGCCTTTGTCACCAATGGACTGGTCAACAACCTCTACTCCTATGGAGCAGACATCATGGCTATGTGCAGTGGACTCACCACCTACATGGCTACCGAAGTTAACA GACCCCAGCTGATTCAGGGATCATGTATCTCTCTTGATGCCCTCAAACTTGTGGATCTGAGTTATTGTGGTGGCAATGTCAATTCCTGA
- the LOC108963211 gene encoding uncharacterized protein LOC108963211, whose translation MDIGMGAQSQNSGNNCQVSVGGVFQNLTISSLTRVVVIEQRSNQFSWKTVWNYNMGIIATKLLQQNTCYISVMNRNEMPSFENLAYLASQNGNQVGLGRPTKRIAFVTNGLVNNLYSYGADIMAMCSGLTTYMATEVNRLQVNLGSCITLEVLRIVELNYCNGNGSWNGNFPSQQIPGGIFNNTQGNIFNHTQVIIGGQSQTVTINRQWRVAVIEKRAGIGSWKTIWNYNTGIIATKVMQQNACYISIMNRSQMPRFDNLARLAEESRNQFGLGRPTKKITFVTNGLVSNLRSYGSDVFSMCSGLTTYMTYEVHGVQVNLGSCITLDVLRVVDLKYCTGNGNGQSQQVPGGEGNTQVIIGGQSQVVTINRQWRVAVIEKRAGIGSWKTIWNYNTLA comes from the exons TCTCAGAATTCGGGTAACAACTGCCAGGTCTCTGTTGGTGGTGTTTTCCAAAATCTGACTATCAGTAGTCTGACACGTGTGGTGGTTATTGAACAAAGGAGCAACCAGTTCTCATGGAAAACCGTCTGGAACTACAACATG GGTATCATTGCAACCAAATTGCTGCAACAGAACACCTGCTACATTTCTGTCATGAACAGAAATGAGATGCCCAGCTTTGAGAATCTAGCCTACCTGGCTTCACAGAATGGG AACCAGGTTGGCCTTGGAAGACCTACCAAGAGGATTGCCTTTGTCACCAATGGACTGGTCAACAACCTCTACTCCTATGGAGCAGACATCATGGCTATGTGCAGTGGACTCACCACCTACATGGCTACCGAAGTTAACA GACTCCAGGTGAATCTGGGATCGTGCATTACCCTTGAAGTCCTGAGAATTGTGGAGCTGAATTACTGCAATGGCAATGGCAGTTGGAATGGCAATTTCCCG TCTCAGCAGATTCCAGGTGGCATCTTCAACAACACACAGGGCAACATCTTCAACCACACTCAAGTCATCATTGGTGGCCAGTCCCAAACTGTGACCATCAACAGGCAATGGCGTGTGGCTGTCATTGAGAAAAGGGCTGGCATTGGGTCCTGGAAAACCATCTGGAACTACAACACG gGCATCATTGCAACCAAAGTCATGCAGCAGAACGCCTGCTACATTTCCATCATGAACAGAAGCCAGATGCCCCGCTTTGATAACCTGGCCCGCCTGGCAGAAGAGAGCAGG AACCAGTTTGGTCTTGGAAGACCTACCAAGAAGATCACCTTTGTCACCAATGGATTGGTCAGCAACCTGAGGTCTTATGGATCAGATGTCTTCTCTATGTGCAGTGGACTCACCACCTACATGACTTATGAAGTTCATG GAGTCCAAGTCAATCTGGGATCATGCATTACCCTGGATGTCCTGAGAGTCGTGGATCTGAAGTACTGCACTGGCAATGGCAATGGACAA TCTCAGCAGGTTCCCGGTGGTGAGGGCAACACTCAAGTCATCATTGGTGGCCAGTCCCAAGTTGTGACCATCAACAGGCAATGGCGTGTGGCCGTCATTGAGAAAAGGGCTGGCATTGGGTCCTGGAAAACCATCTGGAACTACAACACG CTGGCCTAG